A stretch of the Mycobacterium shigaense genome encodes the following:
- a CDS encoding TIGR03619 family F420-dependent LLM class oxidoreductase, with protein sequence MKFYISSAFLNTREIIEIAKAADELGYDGVGIPDHVVNLETLETPYPYTKDGERRWQPFTDWPDPWVLAGALAQVTTRLRFVTTVYIPAMRNPYSAAKAIGTAAVLAEGRIELGIGVGWCAEEFALMDEQFAARGKRTDEIVGLMRALWSPGWTEFDGEFYRTPRLEMQPTPPPIPIYAGGLSDAALRRAARNDGWIGDLIKTEHAIEAVGKLRELRAQKGLTMDDFTVLTPLTDAFTPADYRRAEDAGITGIITMPWMFYTGPDASLDDKIDGMQRFRKDLALDG encoded by the coding sequence GTGAAGTTCTACATCAGCAGCGCGTTCCTGAATACCCGCGAGATCATCGAGATCGCGAAGGCCGCCGACGAGCTCGGCTACGACGGCGTGGGGATACCCGACCACGTCGTCAATCTCGAGACCCTGGAAACGCCGTACCCCTACACTAAGGACGGGGAACGACGGTGGCAGCCGTTCACCGATTGGCCGGACCCGTGGGTGCTGGCCGGCGCGTTGGCCCAGGTCACCACCCGGCTGCGATTCGTCACCACCGTCTATATCCCGGCGATGCGCAACCCGTACTCGGCGGCGAAAGCCATTGGTACCGCAGCCGTTTTGGCCGAGGGGCGCATCGAGCTCGGCATCGGCGTCGGCTGGTGCGCAGAAGAGTTCGCGTTGATGGACGAGCAATTCGCCGCGCGCGGTAAGCGCACCGACGAGATCGTCGGGTTGATGCGGGCGCTGTGGTCGCCGGGCTGGACGGAGTTCGACGGCGAGTTCTACCGAACGCCGCGGCTGGAGATGCAGCCCACCCCGCCGCCGATTCCCATCTACGCGGGCGGCCTCAGCGACGCCGCGCTGCGCCGGGCCGCTCGCAACGACGGCTGGATCGGTGACCTGATCAAGACCGAACACGCCATCGAGGCGGTCGGCAAGTTGCGGGAACTGCGCGCTCAAAAGGGTTTGACGATGGACGATTTCACCGTCCTGACGCCGCTGACCGACGCGTTCACCCCGGCCGATTACCGGCGCGCCGAAGATGCCGGCATCACCGGGATCATCACCATGCCGTGGATGTTCTACACCGGGCCGGATGCGTCGTTGGACGACAAGATCGACGGCATGCAGCGCTTCCGCAAGGACCTGGCGCTCGACGGGTAG
- a CDS encoding PaaI family thioesterase → MFEVLSAAEAGRVTALYAPLAEAVRELVDATIHTEVDDDVVHQARIAIEAVTESLRQRTRPAKVSYRVDGRPLPLGNAAIGVCNPIAPPIVVQHEGGGRCFSEFVLGSAYEGPPGLVHGGVSALVLDHMLGEAASEGLSKARFTGTITVKYLRGTPLGPLRCDAWIESAAGVKVFAHGTISDSVGVTVEAEGIFIEPAWARDAQ, encoded by the coding sequence ATGTTCGAGGTGCTGAGCGCGGCCGAGGCCGGCCGGGTGACGGCACTGTACGCTCCGCTGGCCGAGGCCGTTCGCGAACTCGTCGACGCCACCATCCACACCGAGGTCGACGACGACGTCGTCCACCAGGCGCGCATCGCGATCGAGGCCGTCACCGAGTCGCTGCGGCAGCGGACCCGGCCGGCCAAGGTCAGCTACCGCGTCGACGGCCGCCCGCTGCCGCTGGGCAACGCCGCGATCGGTGTGTGCAACCCCATCGCCCCGCCGATCGTCGTGCAGCACGAGGGCGGCGGGCGCTGCTTCAGCGAGTTCGTGCTGGGCTCGGCTTACGAGGGGCCGCCTGGTCTGGTGCATGGTGGCGTCAGCGCCCTGGTGCTCGACCACATGCTCGGCGAGGCCGCCAGCGAGGGCCTGTCCAAAGCGCGGTTCACCGGAACCATCACCGTGAAATATCTGCGCGGCACCCCGCTGGGTCCGCTGCGCTGCGACGCGTGGATCGAGAGCGCTGCGGGCGTCAAAGTTTTTGCGCACGGCACCATTTCGGATTCGGTCGGCGTCACCGTCGAGGCCGAGGGCATCTTCATCGAGCCGGCGTGGGCGAGGGACGCCCAGTGA
- a CDS encoding sensor domain-containing protein — protein sequence MSLIAPETTSTACWRRSRNPTCQHVLSAVHSVVLDVVACAPGVQNQASQIANQMANNVKQ from the coding sequence ATGTCACTTATCGCACCCGAAACGACATCGACAGCGTGCTGGCGTCGATCGAGAAATCCAACATGCCAACACGTGCTGAGCGCGGTGCACAGCGTCGTGCTCGACGTCGTAGCGTGCGCCCCCGGCGTCCAGAACCAGGCTTCCCAGATCGCGAATCAAATGGCGAACAACGTCAAGCAATAA